Proteins found in one Oncorhynchus tshawytscha isolate Ot180627B linkage group LG25, Otsh_v2.0, whole genome shotgun sequence genomic segment:
- the dhrs7cb gene encoding dehydrogenase/reductase (SDR family) member 7Cb, with product MALPTVMVLPMLIVVAAGIYYIYNEIIQYMSKSMVKNKVVVITDAVSGVGSECAHHFHKGGARLILCGASWDKMESLYDTLTSGADPRVTFPPKLVLLDFSDMDSMPEVVNEVVECYGCVDILVCNSSMKLKAPVHTVSLELDRNIMDINYFGPSTLAKGVLPAMMSRRSGHILLINSIQGRLAIPFRTSYSASKHAVQAFFDCLRAEVEEYGIIVSTISHTFINAALPSTPPAKPQGLSTFGVRPADLANEIMRTVSRKKKEVLLAHPIPWVALYLRSFFPSFFFAVVAAGVKDSAMAEQMQ from the exons ATGGCGCTCCCCACTGtgatggtgctgcccatgctgaTCGTGGTGGCTGCTGGGATCTACTACATCTACAACGAGATCATCCAGTACATGTCCAAGTCCATGGTCAAGAACAAAGTGGTGGTCATCACTGATGCTGTGTCCGGAGTGGGAAGTG agtGTGCTCATCACTTCCATAAGGGTGGTGCCAGGCTGATTCTGTGTGGGGCCAGCTGGGACAAGATGGAGTCTCTGTACGACACATTGACCAGCGGGGCTGACCCCAGAGTG aCGTTCCCTCCCAAGCTGGTGCTGCTGGACTTCAGTGACATGGACAGTATGCCTGAGGTGGTGAATGAGGTGGTGGAGTGCTACGGCTGTGTGGACATCCTGGTGTGTAACAGCAGCATGAAGCTGAAGGCCCCCGTACATACTGTCTCACTGGAGCTGGACAGGAACATCATGGACATCAACTACTTTGGACCCAGCACCTTGGCCAAAG GTGTCCTTCCAGCTATGATGTCTAGGAGGTCTGGTCACATTCTATTGATCAACAGCATCCAGGGCAGACTGGCTATCCCCTTCAGAACCTCCT ACTCGGCCTCAAAGCATGCGGTGCAGGCGTTCTTTGACTGCCTGCGAGCGGAGGTGGAGGAGTATGGGATAATAGTAAGCACTATCAGCCACACCTTCATCAACGCAGCTCTACCCTCCACCCCTCCGGCTAAACCTCAGGGCCTGTCTACAT ttGGCGTGCGCCCGGCCGATCTGGCCAATGAGATAATGCGAACGGTGAGCAGGAAGAAGAAAGAGGTTTTGCTGGCCCACCCCATCCCCTGGGTCGCTCTCTACCTCCgctccttctttccctctttcttcttTGCCGTGGTTGCTGCTGGAGTGAAGGACTCTGCCATGGCAGAACAGATGCAGtag